In Salarias fasciatus chromosome 2, fSalaFa1.1, whole genome shotgun sequence, one genomic interval encodes:
- the LOC115404017 gene encoding protocadherin gamma-A12-like, with translation MLRMKRPCVWLVFFSLWHTAHGDVSYSFQEEMKRGSFIGNIVRDLNLDLSKLHSRNARVDATGNRKPYCEINTNTGDLTVSDRIDRDELCGERLSCVVKRDLVLENPLELHAFTLHIQDINDNAPQFNEESHSIEIRESAVRGARFVLEEAHDADIGQNSVQRYSLQNNDNFVLAADGNSLELVLDKELDREKQKEINLLLTALDGGSPQRSGTVVIHVTVLDANDNAPVFSQAIYKASLPENSPLDTVVVTVSATDADEGVNGDVTYDFGHVSDEVKKVFSIDRKSGQIKVNGDIDFEAVTTYDLRIKAKDGLGLSSYTKVIIDIVDVNDNIPAIYVKSLSNPIPENVPPGTEVGIINVQDGDSDNNQQVRCSLQQGVPFKLVPSIKNYFSLVSTGQLDREVVSDYNITITATDEGSPPLSSSKSVQLSVADINDNPPVFEEESYSAYVSENNKAGSTLCSVAARDPDWRQNGTVIYSLLAGEVNGAPVSSYVSVNGDTGVIHAVRSFDYEQLRSFKVQVMARDNGSPPLSSNVTVSVFISDVNDNAPQILYPAPEGNSFMTELVPKAAHGGSLVSKVIAVDADSGQNAWLSYQIVKSTDPGLFTIGVHSGEIRTQRDISESDSMKQNLIVSVKDNGQPSLSATCSMYLLISDNLAEVPELKDISYDEKNSKLTSYLIIALVSVSTFFLTFIIIILGVRFCRRRKPRLLFDGAVAIPSAYLPPNYADVDGTGTLRSTYNYDAYLTTGSRTSDFKFVSSYNDNTLPADQTLRKSPSDFADAFGDDDRSPEVGAI, from the coding sequence ATGCTCAGAATGAAGCGACCGTGTGTCTGGTTGGTGTTCTTCTCGCTGTGGCACACCGCTCATGGTGACGTTAGCTATTCATTTCAGGAGGAAATGAAGCGCGGATCTTTCATCGGAAACATAGTGAGGGATCTCAACCTGGATTTGAGTAAATTGCACTCGAGGAATGCTCGTGTGGATGCCACGGGGAATCGCAAACCATATTGCGAAATTAATACCAACACTGGAGATTTAACTGTGTCCGACAGGATTGATCGAGATGAGCTTTGTGGAGAAAGGTTGTCCTGCGTAGTAAAACGCGATCTTGTTCTGGAGAATCCTCTGGAGCTGCATGCTTTCACTTTGCATATTCAGGACATCAATGACAACGCACCGCAATTTAACGAAGAATCGCACAGTATAGAAATCCGTGAGTCTGCAGTCAGGGGCGCTCGTTTTGTGTTGGAGGAGGCGCACGATGCGGACATAGGGCAAAACTCAGTTCAACGGTACAGCCTTCAGAATAATGATAACTTCGTTTTAGCTGCTGACGGAAACTCTTTAGAGCTTGTTCTTGACAAAGAACTCGAtcgagaaaaacaaaaagagatcAATTTGCTCCTCACAGCACTAGATGGCGGCTCTCCTCAGAGATCAGGTACTGTTGTCATACATGTCACTGTGCTGGATGCCAATGATAACGCCCCAGTGTTCAGTCAGGCCATTTATAAAGCCAGTCTGCCTGAAAACTCTCCTTTGGACACTGTGGTGGTCACAGTGAGTGCAACTGATGCAGATGAAGGAGTGAATGGAGATGTGACTTATGACTTTGGACATGTTTCAGATGAGGTGAAAAAGGTGTTTAGCATTGATCGTAAAAGTGGACAGATTAAAGTAAATGGTGATATTGACTTTGAAGCTGTTACAACTTATGATTTACGCATTAAAGCAAAAGATGGTTTGGGATTATCTTCATACACAAAAGTAATTATTGATATAGTCGATGTAAATGATAATATACCTGCAATTTATGTGAAGTCCTTGTCCAATCCCATACCTGAGAACGTGCCACCTGGTACAGAGGTGGGCATCATTAATGTTCAGGATGGAGATTCTGACAACAATCAACAAGTCCGCTGCTCCCTCCAGCAGGGTGTCCCTTTTAAGTTAGTTCCTTCtattaaaaactatttttctcTGGTGAGCACAGGACAACTGGACCGTGAAGTGGTGTCTGATTACAACATTACAATCACTGCCACTGACGAGGGatctccacctctgtcctcctctaaaaGTGTTCAGTTGTCTGTAGCTGACATCAACGACAACCCACCTGTGTTTGAGGAAGAGTCGTACAGCGCATATGTGAGTGAAAATAACAAAGCTGGCTCCACTTTATGTTCCGTTGCTGCTCGAGACCCTGACTGGAGACAAAACGGCACCGTGATTTATTCACTGTTAGCTGGAGAGGTGAACGGTGCCCCGGTGTCCTCGTATGTGTCTGTGAATGGAGACACGGGGGTGATCCACGCTGTGAGGTCATTTGATTATGAACAGTTGAGGAGTTTCAAAGTGCAGGTGATGGCCAGAGACAACGGTTCTCCTCCCCTGAGCAGCAACGtgacagtcagtgtgttcataTCAGATGTGAATGACAACGCTCCTCAGATCTTGTACCCCGCCCCGGAGGGCAACTCCTTCATGACCGAGCTGGTCCCCAAAGCTGCACACGGAGGCTCTCTGGTGTCCAAAGTGATTGCAGTGGACGCGGACTCTGGACAGAACGCCTGGCTGTCCTACCAGATAGTCAAATCCACTGATCCGGGACTTTTCACTATCGGTGTCCACAGTGGAGAGATCAGGACACAGCGGGACATTTCTGAATCTGACAGCATGAAACAGAACCTGATCGTGTCAGTGAAAGATAACGGACAGCCCTCTCTGTCTGCCACCTGCTCCATGTATTTACTGATTTCTGACAACTTGGCTGAGGTTCCAGAGCTGAAGGACATTTCTTATGATGAGAAGAACTCCAAGCTGACTTCCTACCTGATCATTGCGCTGGTGTCTGTGTCCACCTTCTTTCTGACTTTCATCATTATCATCCTGGGTGTGAGGTTTTGTCGCAGGAGAAAGCCCAGACTGTTGTTTGATGGAGCAGTGGCCATCCCCAGTGCTTATCTCCCTCCAAATTACGCAGATGTTGACGGCACTGGAACTTTACGCAGCACCTACAATTATGATGCCTACCTGACAACAGGATCTCGAACCAGTGACTTCAAGTTTGTGAGCTCTTACAATGACAACACACTGCCTGctgaccagactctgaggaaAAGTCCATCAGACTTTGCTGATGCTTTTGGAGATGATGATAGATCACCTGAGGTAGGAGCAATCTAA
- the LOC115397650 gene encoding protocadherin beta-16-like, with translation MGFWTVAVQCGLAFIFLTLRVDGDVTYSVLEEMNRGSVIGNIAKDLGLDLGRLSTRKARVDSEESNVQYCGLNLNTGDLIVQERIDREGLCGKKAMCVIKQELVLENPLELHRIHIRVLDINDNSPQFKEESLKIEIRESADKDARFLLGEAHDGDIGENAVQSYSLQQNDHFSLNVNTKAGGRKYCELVLDKELDREDKNEMTLLLSAFDGGSPQKSGTVVIHVTVLDANDNAPAFGQSVYKATLPENSPVETLIITLSATDPDDGINSEITFGFDHVSHENSDAFSLHPKTGEVRVAGTIDYERVTSYEMQISAKDGLGLVSYATLIIEVTDENDNAPIIHLKTMNNPIPENIPPGTEVGIINVQDRDSENNRQVRCSLQQGVPFKLVPSIKNYYSLVSTGQLDREVVSDYNITITATDEGSPPLSSSKSVQLSVADINDNPPVFEEESYSAYVSENNKAGSTLCSVAARDPDWRQNGTVIYSLLAGEVNGAPVSSYVSVNGDTGVIHAVRSFDYEQLRSFKVQVMARDNGSPPLSSNVTVSVFISDVNDNAPQILYPAPEGNSFMTELVPKAAHGGSLVSKVIAVDADSGQNAWLSYQIVKSTDPGLFTIGVHSGEIRTQRDISESDSMKQNLIVSVKDNGQPSLSATCSMYLLISDNLAEVPELKDISYDEKNSKLTSYLIIALVSVSTFFLTFIIIILGVRFCRRRKPRLLFDGAVAIPSAYLPPNYADVDGTGTLRSTYNYDAYLTTGSRTSDFKFVSSYNDNTLPADQTLRKSPSDFADVFGDGDSSEVGTKLTML, from the coding sequence ATGGGATTCTGGACAGTTGCTGTGCAGTGCGGCctggcttttatttttctcaccCTCCGCGTCGATGGTGATGTGACCTACTCCGTTTTGGAGGAGATGAATCGTGGATCTGTAATCGGAAATATCGCTAAAGATTTGGGGCTTGATTTGGGCAGACTCTCCACTCGAAAGGCCCGTGTGGACTCTGAAGAAAGCAACGTGCAGTACTGCGGGCTGAACCTCAATACAGGAGACTTGATTGTACAGGAGCGGATCGACAGAGAAGGGCTTTGTGGGAAAAAGGCAATGTGTGTCATAAAACAGGAACTTGTGTTGGAAAATCCGCTTGAACTGCATCGTATTCACATTCGCGTTCTGGATATTAACGATAATTCACCACAGTTTAAAGAAGAGTCGCTGAAGATTGAAATCCGGGAATCTGCAGACAAAGATGCTCGTTTTCTTCTGGGAGAAGCGCACGATGGCGACATCGGTGAAAACGCAGTTCAGAGCTACTCGCTTCAGCAGAATGATCACTTTAGTTTAAATGTTAACACGAAGGCGGGCGGGCGTAAATACTGCGAACTAGTTTTAGATAAAGAGTTGGACAGAGAGGACAAGAACGAGATGACTCTTTTGCTTTCTGCATTTGATGGCGGCTCTCCTCAGAAATCAGGTACAGTGGTTATACACGTGACAGTACTGGATGCTAATGATAATGCACCAGCATTTGGTCAGAGCGTTTATAAAGCCACTTTGCCTGAAAACTCTCCAGTGGAAACATTGATAATCACACTCAGTGCCACTGACCCAGACGATGGAATTAACAGTGAAATTACGTTTGGATTTGATCACGTCTCGCATGAAAATAGCGACGCGTTTTCATTGCATCCTAAAACGGGCGAGGTGAGAGTAGCAGGAACTATCGATTATGAAAGAGTGACATCTTATGAAATGCAGATCAGTGCTAAGGATGGTTTAGGACTGGTTTCGTATGCAACATTAATTATAGAAGTTACGGATGAAAACGACAATGCCCCAATAATACACctgaaaacaatgaataatCCCATACCCGAGAACATCCCACCTGGCACAGAGGTGGGCATCATTAATGTGCAGGACAGAGACTCCGAGAATAACCGACAGGTCCGCTGCTCCCTCCAGCAGGGTGTCCCTTTTAAGTTAGTTCCTTCTATTAAAAACTATTATTCTCTGGTGAGCACAGGACAACTGGACCGTGAAGTGGTGTCTGATTACAACATTACAATCACTGCCACTGACGAGGGatctccacctctgtcctcctctaaaaGTGTTCAGTTGTCTGTAGCTGACATCAACGACAACCCACCTGTGTTTGAGGAAGAGTCGTACAGCGCATATGTGAGTGAAAATAACAAAGCTGGCTCCACTTTATGTTCCGTTGCTGCTCGAGATCCTGACTGGAGACAAAACGGGACCGTGATTTATTCACTGTTGGCTGGAGAGGTGAACGGTGCCCCGGTGTCCTCGTATGTGTCTGTGAATGGAGACACGGGGGTGATCCACGCTGTGAGGTCGTTTGATTATGAACAGTTGAGGAGTTTCAAAGTGCAGGTGATGGCCAGAGACAACGGTTCTCCTCCCCTGAGCAGCAACGtgacagtcagtgtgttcataTCAGATGTGAATGACAACGCTCCTCAGATCTTGTACCCCGCCCCGGAGGGCAACTCCTTCATGACCGAGCTGGTCCCCAAAGCTGCACACGGAGGCTCTCTGGTGTCCAAAGTGATCGCAGTGGACGCGGACTCCGGACAGAACGCCTGGCTGTCCTACCAGATAGTCAAATCCACTGATCCGGGACTTTTCACTATCGGTGTCCACAGTGGAGAGATCAGGACACAGCGGGACATTTCTGAATCTGACAGTATGAAACAGAACCTGATCGTGTCAGTGAAAGATAACGGACAGCCCTCTCTGTCTGCCACCTGCTCCATGTATTTACTGATTTCTGACAACTTGGCTGAGGTTCCAGAGCTGAAGGACATTTCTTATGATGAGAAGAACTCCAAGCTGACTTCCTACCTGATCATTGCGCTGGTGTCTGTGTCCaccttttttctgactttcatcATTATCATCCTGGGTGTGAGGTTTTGTCGCAGGAGAAAGCCCAGACTGTTGTTTGACGGAGCAGTGGCCATCCCCAGTGCGTATCTCCCTCCAAATTACGCAGATGTTGACGGCACAGGAACTTTACGCAGCACGTACAATTATGATGCCTACCTGACAACAGGATCTCGAACCAGTGACTTTAAGTTTGTGAGCTCTTACAATGACAACACGCTGCCTGctgaccagactctgaggaaAAGTCCATCAGACTTTGCTGACGTGTTTGGAGACGGTGACAGTTCTGAGGTAGGCACGAAACTAACAATGTTATAA
- the LOC115404007 gene encoding protocadherin gamma-A11-like, translating into MEYFTFVLQCGLIFIFVDLSPISGDVSYSIPEEMKRGSVIGNIAKDLGLDLGTLTTRKARIDTEDNTLQYSSLNLKTGELIIHDRIDRESLCAKKSSCVVKQEFVLESPLELHRINILVQDINDNSPQFKDESLQIEIQESAVKGASFMLDEAHDGDIGENTVQGYSLQQNDNFKLHVKMKPGGRKYGELVLNKELDREEKKELVLMLTAFDGGSPQRSGTAVIHVTVLDANDNAPMFTENMYKASLPESAALDTVVITVSATDEDEGMYAEVIYSFDQVSDENQVFSMDPKTGEVKVAGLIDFEKESSYEMQISAKDGLGMATYATLTIEVTDINDNTPVIHLKSISSPIPENIPPGTEVGIINVQDRDSESNGQVRCSLQQGVPFKLVPSIKNYYSLVSTGQLDREVVSDYNITITATDEGSPPLSSSKSVQLSVADINDNPPVFEEESYSAYVSENNKAGSTLCSVAARDPDWRQNGTVIYSLLAGEVNGAPVSSYVSVNGDTGVIHAVRSFDYEQLRSFKVQVMARDNGSPPLSSNVTVSVFISDVNDNAPQILYPAPEGNSFMTELVPKAAHGGSLVSKVIAVDADSGQNAWLSYQIVKSTDPGLFTIGVHSGEIRTQRDISESDSMKQNLIVSVKDNGQPSLSATCSMYLLISDNLAEVPELKDISYDEKNSKLTSYLIIALVSVSTFFLTFIIIILGVRFCRRRKPRLLFDGAVAIPSAYLPPNYADVDGTGTLRSTYNYDAYLTTGSRTSDFKFVSSYNDNTLPADQTLRKSPSDFADTFGDDSSPEVGLELIFLK; encoded by the coding sequence ATGGAGTACTTCACATTTGTCCTGCAGTGTGgccttattttcatttttgtggaTCTCTCTCCAATCAGTGGAGACGTGAGCTACTCGATTCCAGAGGAAATGAAACGTGGATCTGTGATCGGAAATATCGCCAAGGATCTGGGACTTGATTTGGGCACACTGACTACACGCAAAGCCCGGATTGACACTGAGGATAATACCTTGCAATACAGCAGCCTAAATCTGAAAACCGGCGAGTTAATTATCCATGACAGAATCGACCGAGAGAGTCTTTGTGCGAAAAAATCATCGTGTGTTGTGAAACAGGAGTTTGTGCTGGAAAGCCCATTAGAACTACATCGTATAAATATTCTCGTTCAGGACATCAACGACAATTCGCCACAGTTTAAAGACGAGTCGCTTCAAATTGAAATTCAAGAGTCTGCCGTGAAAGGTGCTTCTTTTATGCTGGACGAGGCCCATGATGGCGACATAGGAGAAAATACTGTTCAGGGTTATTCACTTCAGCAAAATGATAATTTCAAATTGCACGTTAAAATGAAACCAGGTGGGCGTAAATATGGAGAATTGGTCTTAAACAAAGAATTGgacagggaagaaaaaaaggagcttGTGCTTATGCTTACTGCATTCGATGGCGGCTCTCCTCAGAGATCAGGCACCGCAGTCATACATGTCACTGTTCTGGACGCGAATGACAATGCACCCATGTTTACTGAGAATATGTATAAAGCCAGTTTGCCTGAGAGCGCTGCTCTGGATACAGTGGTGATTACTGTTAGTGCCACTGATGAAGATGAAGGGATGTATGCTGAAGTAATTTACAGTTTTGATCAGGTTTCTGATGAAAATCAGGTTTTCTCTATGGACCCCAAAACAGGGGAAGTCAAGGTAGCTGGACTCATTGATTTTGAAAAGGAGTCTTCTTATGAAATGCAAATAAGTGCTAAGGATGGTCTGGGAATGGCAACATATGCAACTTTGACAATTGAGGTGACAGATATAAATGATAACACCCCAGTTATACATTTGAAATCTATATCTAGTCCCATACCAGAGAACATACCGCCTGGTACAGAGGTGGGGATCATTAATGTGCAGGACAGAGACTCTGAGAGTAATGGACAGGTCCGCTGCTCCCTCCAGCAGGGTGTCCCTTTTAAATTAGTTCCCTCTATTAAAAACTATTATTCTCTGGTGAGCACAGGACAACTGGACCGTGAAGTGGTGTCTGATTACAACATAACAATCACTGCCACTGACGAGGGatctccacctctgtcctcctcGAAAAGTGTCCAGTTGTCTGTAGCTGACATCAACGACAACCCACCTGTGTTTGAGGAAGAGTCGTACAGCGCATATGTGAGTGAAAATAACAAAGCTGGCTCCACTTTATGTTCCGTTGCTGCTCGAGATCCTGACTGGAGACAAAACGGGACCGTGATTTATTCACTGTTAGCTGGAGAGGTGAACGGTGCCCCGGTGTCCTCGTATGTGTCTGTGAATGGAGACACGGGGGTGATCCACGCTGTGAGGTCGTTTGATTATGAACAGTTGAGGAGTTTCAAAGTGCAGGTGATGGCCAGAGACAACGGTTCTCCTCCCCTGAGCAGCAACGtgacagtcagtgtgttcataTCAGATGTGAATGACAACGCTCCTCAGATCTTGTACCCCGCCCCGGAGGGCAACTCCTTCATGACTGAGCTGGTCCCCAAAGCTGCACACGGAGGCTCTCTGGTGTCCAAAGTGATCGCAGTGGACGCGGACTCCGGACAGAACGCCTGGCTGTCCTACCAGATAGTGAAATCCACTGATCCGGGACTTTTCACTATCGGTGTCCACAGTGGAGAGATCAGGACACAGCGGGACATTTCTGAATCTGACAGCATGAAACAGAACCTGATCGTGTCAGTGAAAGATAACGGACAGCCCTCTCTGTCTGCCACCTGCTCCATGTATTTACTGATTTCTGACAACTTGGCTGAGGTTCCAGAGCTGAAGGACATTTCTTATGATGAGAAGAACTCCAAGCTGACTTCCTACCTGATCATTGCGCTGGTGTCTGTGTCCaccttttttctgactttcatcATTATCATCCTAGGTGTGAGGTTTTGTCGCAGGAGAAAGCCCAGACTTTTGTTTGATGGAGCAGTGGCCATCCCCAGTGCTTATCTCCCTCCGAATTACGCAGATGTTGACGGCACAGGAACTTTACGCAGCACCTACAATTATGACGCCTACCTGACAACAGGATCTCGAACCAGTGACTTTAAGTTTGTGAGCTCTTACAATGACAACACGCTGCCTGctgaccagactctgaggaaAAGTCCATCAGACTTTGCGGACACTTTTGGAGATGATAGTTCACCTGAGGTAGGCTTGGAATTGATATTTCTGAAATAG
- the LOC115404001 gene encoding protocadherin beta-16-like, translating into MTCSTFALHCGLAFVFLAFPPVRGDLSYTIQEELKPGSVVGNIAKDLGLELGRLSARKARVDSEDNSVNYCRLNLNTGDLVVHDRIDREGLCDKKTSCVVKQELVLENPLELHRINIRIQDINDNSPQFKDDSLNFDIRESADKGARFVLDEAHDEDIGENAVQGYSLERNDHFKLNVKTKAGGRKYAELVLDKELDREDKKEMMLLLSAFDGGSPQRSGSVVIHITVLDANDNEPVFSQPVYKAQLAENSPLDTVVLAVSATDADEGINGVVTYGFDHVSDKNQVFSLDPKSGDVKVIGIIDYEKKSSYEMQISAKDGPGLASYATLIIEISDMNDNPPIINLKSLSNPIPENISPGTEVGIINVQDRDSEKNRQVSCSLQQGVPFKLVPSIKNYYSLVSTGQLDREVVSDYNITITATDEGSPPLSSSKSVQLSVADINDNPPVFEEESYSAYVSENNKAGSTLCSVAARDPDWRQNGTVVYSLLAGEVNGAPVSSYVSVNGDTGVIHAVRSFDYEQLRSFKVQVMARDNGSPPLSSNVTVSVFISDVNDNAPQILYPAPEGNSFMTELVPKAAHGGSLVSKVIAVDADSGQNAWLSYQIVKSTDPGLFTIGVHSGEIRTQRDISESDSMKQNLIVSVKDNGQPSLSATCSMYLLISDNLAEVPELKDISYDEKNSKLTSYLIIALVSVSTFFLTFIIIILGVRFCRRRKPRLLFDGAVAIPSAYLPPNYADVDGTGTLRSTYNYDAYLTTGSRTSDFKFVSSYNDNTLPADQTLRKSPSDFAFGDGDSSPEILENGMMKRSKKGLVGKQLSEILAQVEQRITDVAAMRTAVFRCLPVFLEDDGSDFYAVCFDCDAMEDFTQVHGYLF; encoded by the exons ATGACTTGCAGCACGTTTGCTCTGCACTGCGGCCTGGCTTTTGTCTTTCTCGCCTTTCCTCCCGTTCGTGGAGATCTGAGTTACACCatccaggaggagctgaaacCCGGGTCAGTGGTCGGAAATATCGCGAAAGATCTGGGACTGGAGCTGGGAAGACTGTCTGCGCGGAAGGCCCGTGTTGATTCCGAGGACAACAGTGTTAACTACTGCAGGTTAAACCTGAACACCGGAGACTTGGTTGTCCACGACCGGATCGACAGAGAGGGGCTCTGTGACAAAAAAACATCGTGTGTTGTGAAGCAAGAGCTTGTTCTGGAAAACCCTTTAGAGTTGCATCGTATCAATATTCGTATTCAGGACATTAATGATAACTCTCCCCAGTTTAAAGACGACTCACTAAATTTTGATATTCGGGAATCGGCAGACAAAGGTGCGCGTTTTGTCCTGGACGAAGCGCACGATGAGGACATTGGTGAAAATGCAGTTCAGGGCTATTCATTAGAGAGGAACGACCACTTCAAACTGAATGTGAAGACAAAGGCAGGTGGACGGAAATATGCTGAACTGGTCTTGGACAAAGAATTAGACAGAGAAGATAAAAAAGAGATGATGCTTTTGCTTTCTGCTTTTGATGGTGGCTCTCCACAGAGATCAGGCTCAGTGGTTATTCATATTACTGTGCTGGATGCTAACGACAATGAGCCAGTATTTAGTCAGCCTGTCTATAAGGCACAACTAGCTGAAAACTCTCCTCTTGATACTGTTGTTTTAGCCGTGAGTGCCACTGATGCAGATGAGGGCATAAATGGTGTGGTCACTTATGGTTTTGATCATGTCTCAGataaaaatcaagttttttcTCTTGATCCTAAATCTGGAGACGTTAAGGTGATTGGCATTATTGATTACGAAAAGAAATCGTCATACGAAATGCAAATTAGTGCTAAAGACGGTCCAGGACTGGCCTCATATGCAACTTTAATAATTGAAATAAGTGACATGAATGACAATCCTCCAATTATAAACCTAAAATCCCTTTCCAACCCAATACCAGAGAACATTTCACCTGGCACAGAG GTGGGCATCATTAATGTGCAGGACAGAGACTCTGAGAAGAACCGACAGGTCAGCTGCTCCCTCCAGCAGGGTGTCCCTTTTAAGTTAGTTCCCTCTATTAAAAACTACTATTCTCTGGTGAGCACAGGACAACTGGACCGTGAAGTGGTGTCTGATTACAACATTACAATCACTGCCACTGACGAGGGatctccacctctgtcctcctctaaaaGTGTTCAGTTGTCTGTAGCTGACATCAACGACAACCCACCTGTGTTTGAGGAAGAGTCGTACAGCGCATATGTGAGTGAAAATAACAAAGCTGGCTCCACTTTATGTTCTGTTGCTGCTCGAGACCCTGACTGGAGACAAAACGGTACCGTGGTTTATTCACTGTTAGCTGGAGAGGTGAACGGTGCCCCGGTGTCCTCGTATGTGTCTGTGAATGGAGACACGGGGGTGATCCACGCTGTGAGGTCATTTGATTATGAACAATTGAGGAGTTTCAAAGTGCAGGTGATGGCCAGAGACAACGGTTCTCCTCCCCTGAGCAGCAACGtgacagtcagtgtgttcataTCAGATGTGAATGACAACGCTCCTCAGATCTTGTACCCCGCCCCGGAGGGCAACTCCTTCATGACCGAGCTGGTCCCCAAAGCTGCACACGGAGGCTCTCTGGTGTCCAAAGTGATTGCAGTGGACGCGGACTCCGGACAGAACGCCTGGCTGTCCTACCAGATAGTGAAATCCACAGATCCGGGACTTTTCACTATCGGTGTCCACAGTGGAGAGATCAGGACACAGCGGGACATTTCTGAATCTGACAGCATGAAACAGAACCTGATCGTGTCAGTGAAAGATAACGGACAGCCCTCTCTGTCTGCCACCTGCTCCATGTATTTACTGATTTCTGACAACTTGGCTGAGGTTCCAGAGCTGAAGGACATTTCTTATGATGAGAAGAACTCCAAGCTGACTTCCTACCTGATCATTGCGCTGGTGTCTGTGTCCaccttttttctgactttcatcATTATCATCCTGGGTGTGAGGTTTTGTCGCAGGAGAAAGCCCAGACTGTTGTTTGATGGAGCAGTGGCCATCCCCAGTGCGTATCTTCCTCCAAATTATGCAGATGTTGATGGCACAGGAACTTTACGCAGCACCTACAATTATGACGCCTACCTGACGACAGGATCTCGAACCAGTGACTTTAAGTTTGTGAGCTCTTACAATGACAACACGCTTCCTGctgaccagactctgaggaaAAGTCCATCAGACTTTGCTTTTGGAGACGGTGACAGTTCTCCTGAG ATCCTGGAAAATGGCATGATGAAAAG GTCCAAAAAGGGGCTGGTTGGCAAGCAACTCTCAGAGATTCTTGCCCAGGTTGAGCAGAGG ATCACTGATGTCGCTGCCATGAGGACAGCCGTGTTCCGATGCCTCCCAGTTTTCCTCGAGGATGATGGAAGTGACTTCTACGCTGTCTGTTTT GACTGTGATGCCATGGAAGACTTCACTCAGGTTCATGGGTATTTGTTTTGA